The following proteins are encoded in a genomic region of Rhinoraja longicauda isolate Sanriku21f chromosome 28, sRhiLon1.1, whole genome shotgun sequence:
- the vmac gene encoding vimentin-type intermediate filament-associated coiled-coil protein has product MRKMSMLGSVQIKEANAHLAAVHRRVTELEQRLEAAERTVREQAERLMGKDRELQAAVRELAQRKDREMVDVQEKLQDCQGTVQRLHTLMKEKDDVIAQLRHRSQLLDKITRSRPLLDNLLSYMAEAEHSHSVRLPHPTFPEHPADSLHSVTNGLMNTSPSDRNFSVSEDDTEELDQDDSIFGTTV; this is encoded by the exons ATGCGCAAGATGTCGATGCTCGGTTCGGTGCAGATCAAAGAGGCGAACGCGCATCTGGCGGCCGTGCACCGCCGGGTGACGGAGCTGGAGCAGCGGCTGGAGGCGGCTGAGCGCACGGTGCGGGAGCAGGCCGAGCGCCTGATGGGCAAAGACCGGGAGCTGCAGGCCGCAGTCAGGGAGCTGGCCCAGCGCAAGGACCG GGAGATGGTGGATGTACAGGAGAAGCTGCAGGACTGTCAAGGGACGGTGCAGAGATTACATACGCTGATGAAGGAGAAGGATGATGTAATTGCCCAGCTGAGGCATCGCAGTCAACTGTTGGATAAGATCACCCGCAGCCGACCCCTCCTTGACAACTTGCTGTCCTACATGGCTGAAGCTGAACACTCACATAGCGTCCGTCTTCCACATCCCACCTTCCCTGAACACCCAGCAGACTCCCTTCACTCAGTCACCAACGGGTTAATGAACACCAGCCCCAGTGACCGGAATTTCTCTGTCAGTGAGGATGACACTGAAGAGCTGGACCAGGATGACTCGATCTTTGGGACCACAGTTTAA
- the wdr55 gene encoding WD repeat-containing protein 55 isoform X2, whose protein sequence is MKLSSDEKYAIEIMTGFYSGSVDSQDDSDIEEETKEPRIRETPEDITFSAIVNTIAFHPARDIIAAGDVDGDIYVFSYSCEESGNQELWSSGHHLKSCRKVAFTDNGEELFTVSKDKSVHILNVESGKLMRRIPKAHSVAINSLKLIDENLFATGDDDGLLKVWDLRKETSFMEMKNHDDYISDITIDQNKKILLTTSGDGTMCVFNIKRRRFDLQSEFQDGDLTSLAIMKRGGKVACSSSEGMIYIFNWDGFGATSDRFQVQRESIDCVVPITDNILCTASMDGVIRAINILPNRVIGSVGQHPGESIEQIVKSREGHFIASCAHDEKVKFWDVSNLHAVIVDDYRKRKKRGKLESLSKKAFGYGPGSGFFADLAEESVEGEENSKSDDETSDA, encoded by the exons ATGAAATtgagttctgatgaaaa ATATGCTATTGAGATAATGACTGGCTTCTATTCTGGATCTGTGGATTCTcag GATGATTCTGATATTGAGGAGGAAACAAAAGAGCCCAGGATACGAGAGACCCCAGAAGACATCACCTTTAGTGCCATTGTAAATACGATTGCTTTCCACCCAGCACGAGACATTATCGCAGCAGGAGATGTTGATGgagatatatatgt TTTCTCCTATTCGTGTGAGGAGTCTGGAAACCAGGAGCTGTGGTCCTCGGGGCATCACTTGAAATCCTGCCGGAAAGTGGCATTCACCGACAACGGGGAAG AACTCTTTACAGTTTCAAAAGATAAATCAGTTCACATTCTCAATGTTGAAAGTGGCAAGTTGATGAGGAGGATTCCCAAAGCCCACAG TGTTGCTATAAACAGCTTGAAGCTGATTGATGAAAATCTTTTTGCTACGGGAGATGATGATGGTTTATTGAAAGTTTGGGATTTGCGGAAGGAAACCTCTTTCATGGAGATGAAAAACCATGATGATTATATTAGTGATATCACAATTGACCAGAATAAGAAGATCTTGCTTACAACCAG TGGTGATGGCACGATGTGTGTTTTCAACATTAAGAGACGCCGGTTTGACCTGCAATCAGAGTTTCAGGATGGTGACCTTACATCACTGGCTATAATGAAG CGAGGCGGCAAGGTGGCCTGCAGTTCATCGGAGGGAATGATCTACATCTTCAACTGGGATGGGTTTGGGGCAACCAGCGATCGATTCCAAGTGCAGAGAGAATCCATTGACTGTGTCGTGCCGATCACTGATAACATTCTTTGTACAGCTTCCATGGATGGAGTTATCAG GGCCATTAATATTCTTCCCAATCGAGTGATTGGTAGTGTGGGCCAGCACCCCGGCGAGTCTATCGAGCAGATTGTCAAGTCCAGAGAGGGCCATTTCATCGCCAGCTGTGCCCATGACGAGAAGGTGAAATTTTGGGATGTCTCTAACTTGCATGCAGTCATTGTTGACGACTACAGGAAACGGAAGAAGCGTGGGAAGCTGGAATCATTAAGCAAGAAAGCATTTGGCTATGGGCCTGGGAGTGGCTTCTTTGCTGATCTTGCAGAGGAAAGTGTCGAGGGAGAAGAGAACAGCAAGAGCGACGATGAAACCTCTGATGCATAG
- the wdr55 gene encoding WD repeat-containing protein 55 isoform X4, translated as MALPADDSDIEEETKEPRIRETPEDITFSAIVNTIAFHPARDIIAAGDVDGDIYVFSYSCEESGNQELWSSGHHLKSCRKVAFTDNGEELFTVSKDKSVHILNVESGKLMRRIPKAHSVAINSLKLIDENLFATGDDDGLLKVWDLRKETSFMEMKNHDDYISDITIDQNKKILLTTSGDGTMCVFNIKRRRFDLQSEFQDGDLTSLAIMKRGGKVACSSSEGMIYIFNWDGFGATSDRFQVQRESIDCVVPITDNILCTASMDGVIRAINILPNRVIGSVGQHPGESIEQIVKSREGHFIASCAHDEKVKFWDVSNLHAVIVDDYRKRKKRGKLESLSKKAFGYGPGSGFFADLAEESVEGEENSKSDDETSDA; from the exons ATGGCGCTGCCCGCG GATGATTCTGATATTGAGGAGGAAACAAAAGAGCCCAGGATACGAGAGACCCCAGAAGACATCACCTTTAGTGCCATTGTAAATACGATTGCTTTCCACCCAGCACGAGACATTATCGCAGCAGGAGATGTTGATGgagatatatatgt TTTCTCCTATTCGTGTGAGGAGTCTGGAAACCAGGAGCTGTGGTCCTCGGGGCATCACTTGAAATCCTGCCGGAAAGTGGCATTCACCGACAACGGGGAAG AACTCTTTACAGTTTCAAAAGATAAATCAGTTCACATTCTCAATGTTGAAAGTGGCAAGTTGATGAGGAGGATTCCCAAAGCCCACAG TGTTGCTATAAACAGCTTGAAGCTGATTGATGAAAATCTTTTTGCTACGGGAGATGATGATGGTTTATTGAAAGTTTGGGATTTGCGGAAGGAAACCTCTTTCATGGAGATGAAAAACCATGATGATTATATTAGTGATATCACAATTGACCAGAATAAGAAGATCTTGCTTACAACCAG TGGTGATGGCACGATGTGTGTTTTCAACATTAAGAGACGCCGGTTTGACCTGCAATCAGAGTTTCAGGATGGTGACCTTACATCACTGGCTATAATGAAG CGAGGCGGCAAGGTGGCCTGCAGTTCATCGGAGGGAATGATCTACATCTTCAACTGGGATGGGTTTGGGGCAACCAGCGATCGATTCCAAGTGCAGAGAGAATCCATTGACTGTGTCGTGCCGATCACTGATAACATTCTTTGTACAGCTTCCATGGATGGAGTTATCAG GGCCATTAATATTCTTCCCAATCGAGTGATTGGTAGTGTGGGCCAGCACCCCGGCGAGTCTATCGAGCAGATTGTCAAGTCCAGAGAGGGCCATTTCATCGCCAGCTGTGCCCATGACGAGAAGGTGAAATTTTGGGATGTCTCTAACTTGCATGCAGTCATTGTTGACGACTACAGGAAACGGAAGAAGCGTGGGAAGCTGGAATCATTAAGCAAGAAAGCATTTGGCTATGGGCCTGGGAGTGGCTTCTTTGCTGATCTTGCAGAGGAAAGTGTCGAGGGAGAAGAGAACAGCAAGAGCGACGATGAAACCTCTGATGCATAG
- the wdr55 gene encoding WD repeat-containing protein 55 isoform X1: MALPAVSGRGAHPPGIGFERDGTGRINAENDDSDIEEETKEPRIRETPEDITFSAIVNTIAFHPARDIIAAGDVDGDIYVFSYSCEESGNQELWSSGHHLKSCRKVAFTDNGEELFTVSKDKSVHILNVESGKLMRRIPKAHSVAINSLKLIDENLFATGDDDGLLKVWDLRKETSFMEMKNHDDYISDITIDQNKKILLTTSGDGTMCVFNIKRRRFDLQSEFQDGDLTSLAIMKRGGKVACSSSEGMIYIFNWDGFGATSDRFQVQRESIDCVVPITDNILCTASMDGVIRAINILPNRVIGSVGQHPGESIEQIVKSREGHFIASCAHDEKVKFWDVSNLHAVIVDDYRKRKKRGKLESLSKKAFGYGPGSGFFADLAEESVEGEENSKSDDETSDA, from the exons ATGGCGCTGCCCGCGGTGAGCGGTCGTGGAGCCCATCCTCCTGGGATCGGCTTCGAGCGGGACGGGACGGGGAGAATCAATGCGGAGAAC GATGATTCTGATATTGAGGAGGAAACAAAAGAGCCCAGGATACGAGAGACCCCAGAAGACATCACCTTTAGTGCCATTGTAAATACGATTGCTTTCCACCCAGCACGAGACATTATCGCAGCAGGAGATGTTGATGgagatatatatgt TTTCTCCTATTCGTGTGAGGAGTCTGGAAACCAGGAGCTGTGGTCCTCGGGGCATCACTTGAAATCCTGCCGGAAAGTGGCATTCACCGACAACGGGGAAG AACTCTTTACAGTTTCAAAAGATAAATCAGTTCACATTCTCAATGTTGAAAGTGGCAAGTTGATGAGGAGGATTCCCAAAGCCCACAG TGTTGCTATAAACAGCTTGAAGCTGATTGATGAAAATCTTTTTGCTACGGGAGATGATGATGGTTTATTGAAAGTTTGGGATTTGCGGAAGGAAACCTCTTTCATGGAGATGAAAAACCATGATGATTATATTAGTGATATCACAATTGACCAGAATAAGAAGATCTTGCTTACAACCAG TGGTGATGGCACGATGTGTGTTTTCAACATTAAGAGACGCCGGTTTGACCTGCAATCAGAGTTTCAGGATGGTGACCTTACATCACTGGCTATAATGAAG CGAGGCGGCAAGGTGGCCTGCAGTTCATCGGAGGGAATGATCTACATCTTCAACTGGGATGGGTTTGGGGCAACCAGCGATCGATTCCAAGTGCAGAGAGAATCCATTGACTGTGTCGTGCCGATCACTGATAACATTCTTTGTACAGCTTCCATGGATGGAGTTATCAG GGCCATTAATATTCTTCCCAATCGAGTGATTGGTAGTGTGGGCCAGCACCCCGGCGAGTCTATCGAGCAGATTGTCAAGTCCAGAGAGGGCCATTTCATCGCCAGCTGTGCCCATGACGAGAAGGTGAAATTTTGGGATGTCTCTAACTTGCATGCAGTCATTGTTGACGACTACAGGAAACGGAAGAAGCGTGGGAAGCTGGAATCATTAAGCAAGAAAGCATTTGGCTATGGGCCTGGGAGTGGCTTCTTTGCTGATCTTGCAGAGGAAAGTGTCGAGGGAGAAGAGAACAGCAAGAGCGACGATGAAACCTCTGATGCATAG
- the wdr55 gene encoding WD repeat-containing protein 55 isoform X3, with protein MTGFYSGSVDSQDDSDIEEETKEPRIRETPEDITFSAIVNTIAFHPARDIIAAGDVDGDIYVFSYSCEESGNQELWSSGHHLKSCRKVAFTDNGEELFTVSKDKSVHILNVESGKLMRRIPKAHSVAINSLKLIDENLFATGDDDGLLKVWDLRKETSFMEMKNHDDYISDITIDQNKKILLTTSGDGTMCVFNIKRRRFDLQSEFQDGDLTSLAIMKRGGKVACSSSEGMIYIFNWDGFGATSDRFQVQRESIDCVVPITDNILCTASMDGVIRAINILPNRVIGSVGQHPGESIEQIVKSREGHFIASCAHDEKVKFWDVSNLHAVIVDDYRKRKKRGKLESLSKKAFGYGPGSGFFADLAEESVEGEENSKSDDETSDA; from the exons ATGACTGGCTTCTATTCTGGATCTGTGGATTCTcag GATGATTCTGATATTGAGGAGGAAACAAAAGAGCCCAGGATACGAGAGACCCCAGAAGACATCACCTTTAGTGCCATTGTAAATACGATTGCTTTCCACCCAGCACGAGACATTATCGCAGCAGGAGATGTTGATGgagatatatatgt TTTCTCCTATTCGTGTGAGGAGTCTGGAAACCAGGAGCTGTGGTCCTCGGGGCATCACTTGAAATCCTGCCGGAAAGTGGCATTCACCGACAACGGGGAAG AACTCTTTACAGTTTCAAAAGATAAATCAGTTCACATTCTCAATGTTGAAAGTGGCAAGTTGATGAGGAGGATTCCCAAAGCCCACAG TGTTGCTATAAACAGCTTGAAGCTGATTGATGAAAATCTTTTTGCTACGGGAGATGATGATGGTTTATTGAAAGTTTGGGATTTGCGGAAGGAAACCTCTTTCATGGAGATGAAAAACCATGATGATTATATTAGTGATATCACAATTGACCAGAATAAGAAGATCTTGCTTACAACCAG TGGTGATGGCACGATGTGTGTTTTCAACATTAAGAGACGCCGGTTTGACCTGCAATCAGAGTTTCAGGATGGTGACCTTACATCACTGGCTATAATGAAG CGAGGCGGCAAGGTGGCCTGCAGTTCATCGGAGGGAATGATCTACATCTTCAACTGGGATGGGTTTGGGGCAACCAGCGATCGATTCCAAGTGCAGAGAGAATCCATTGACTGTGTCGTGCCGATCACTGATAACATTCTTTGTACAGCTTCCATGGATGGAGTTATCAG GGCCATTAATATTCTTCCCAATCGAGTGATTGGTAGTGTGGGCCAGCACCCCGGCGAGTCTATCGAGCAGATTGTCAAGTCCAGAGAGGGCCATTTCATCGCCAGCTGTGCCCATGACGAGAAGGTGAAATTTTGGGATGTCTCTAACTTGCATGCAGTCATTGTTGACGACTACAGGAAACGGAAGAAGCGTGGGAAGCTGGAATCATTAAGCAAGAAAGCATTTGGCTATGGGCCTGGGAGTGGCTTCTTTGCTGATCTTGCAGAGGAAAGTGTCGAGGGAGAAGAGAACAGCAAGAGCGACGATGAAACCTCTGATGCATAG